The Dreissena polymorpha isolate Duluth1 chromosome 2, UMN_Dpol_1.0, whole genome shotgun sequence nucleotide sequence GAACGCGTTGACCGGCAATCATGTACATGGGTGTAGATTTTGCATGGAATGAAAGAAGACGTATTGGATAGTATGGTCAAGTTACCAGGTTAATGACCAATGTAGAATGTACACGTATCAACAAATTAGTTTCTGCAtgatacaattattaaaaactatttgtatttgTTGTTTCATGCGTATAATTATACGTAAAAAAGAAATATTCGTGACAGTCTTACATCTCATTACGTTAGATTCCACGAAATCTTCGTCTTTGAGGTTGACGTTGTTAACGTTATTGTCGACGTAAGCAGCGACGTTCTCCGACAGGTACCAGGAGTAGTTTTCGTCAATACTCGAGAAGTACAGGAACATCTCCCGATCGACGTATTTCTGTAAATATCACTTACGGATATGCAAGCACCGCTCAGaaatttgactggttccgagcatggCTGTAATCCAGTCCCTGCCGTCAAGATAAACAACGTGATAACGAATGACTTAACCATACGTTTATTATTTTTGGTTTATATGGCCttaattttctattttaaaagtaaacaagTAAAATCTTGGCAAATTGGAAGAATTTTACTCTTGGGTGCATGAAGTGCGAGATGTTTATCGAAAATATAAATAAGCAAACTTTGATatagatatatttaaaaataaatcacgAAAATCTGCACGTATGCTAGCCAAGTAGGTCTATTTCTCGAGTGTGAATCATGAGGCGTACtacttttgtttacattaaaggCCACGTACCACTAACAATCGATGACAAGTCGACAATATTACGTTTGCAAATGATTAGTTTACAAAAAGGCAATAACGAGCACCTACAAGTTAAATGCAATATACTAGTACACTTGTAGGTTTAGATAAGCCGATACACTCTGtacaaacatgttgtttttaaccATATGCTAAAGTTACTTGAACAAATATGCACACACGTTTCGTTAAActtttcagtatcaatttaacgCACCTCATGCATTCCAACTAGACATCGACGCCCTGCATTACCTGCTGACCAGTAAACGGGTCAATTGTTCCCGGCTTGCAGACGAGCAGGGGACCAATCAGACCGGAACTGACGTCACGCTCCATGTCGGCGTTCGAGTGGTAGATGTAGGTCAGGCAGTCCGGGTCATCGTCGCCTGGGGCAACCGCCCAGGGCACCGTGAACGTATAGGTGCCTTTGTCGCCGGGCGCGACAGTTCTTCCGGTACTTCCGCTTGCGTCTGCGATGGCGGAGAAGGAAGATGTGTGAAATTTAAACGGACGTTGTAGTATTTATGAAAACGCTTGTCCTATATTGTTAAACTTGTAAAATACTAAATACGATATTGACTAGATAAATGAAGTCAGCATTACAATTGTTTAACATacttttaaacaataacaaaataattaaattgcgAAGATGATGGTCATAATGAAAACAAAGACGTTGGTGTTGACGATGATGATGGATATAGTCCTGATGATAATGTTTTCTTACATCTGCTGCTGTCGTTGTTGCAGCAactgctgataatgatgatgacaataAGAAAGTTTCGCATACCTATTGGCAATCTAGAGCGAACACCATTCTGGGAGCTTTCCAGACTGACTCCTTGAAGAAAAATGGAGACCGGAAAGGGTGTCTTGTTTAAAAGCACCACCTGAATCGTATCCCCTATCTCGGCCCTAATGATCGGGCCCAGTATTCCCAAGTGCTCCTCATTTTTGATCCTAGGTACTCGGGTTTTGAAGTTGATATCCGTGTACTGATGGAAACGAGTTTTTTTGTATCGTCGGACCGATCATTCGTTTTCCTTTGTAGACTTTGGAGAAGTATTTCTCTGAATCACTGAAAAAAATATTGGATGAAGAAAGATCAAGGAATGTGATTAATATGTACCAACAATTTAAATCAAACGTTAAAAAACAACGATAGAACGTGTTCGCTCAACCATTTAGAATTAACGCTTTGTTTGTTGATTTACACGTggctttaaaaagaaaatgtttaagtttctttgtaAGTGTTCAATATTTTACCCATGTTCGGTTAAAGGCAAACGACAAATGTTTACCGCGTGAAAACAGCAACAGCAACATCATTAGTCCTTTTATAATTAACAGTCATGTTTAGATTGTAAAACAAAGTTGTATTATACGTGTTCGGAGTGTCCAGCGGTCGCCCGTCGAAGGCGTTCAAACCAGAAGGAGCGTAATCCCACACTTCCGGTTCGGTGGACAGGAAGAAGCGACGGACTCTGCCGTTCAGCTGATCGGCGTCCGTCAACCCGCAGTCCTCGACGTCAAGGAACACTTTCATGCCGTCTGCAAGGAAAACAACGACATTAAGCTTCAGTCgtgggaaaactggccttaatgcatgtgcgtacagtgtcgtcccagataagcaagaGCAGTCCGcttaagctaatcagggacaatacttaaAGCGttcactggattttcatttaggaGAGACCTCATTCACGAGAAAAATGCCATAAATGCGGAatgtgtcgtcattgattagccggtgcggattgctaaggcttatctgggacgacacttcacggacatgcattaaaccccgttttcacagagcgcgttTAATTGCAATTTCGGAGTCAGAAAAACGTACGTAATCAACAGACCGTAGCCAACATCTAGAATGGAAGGTTTCACTAGAAATAGGTTGAACTTTTAGCGGAGCGTGAAGCAGGTAATTTCAATCATAAGACATTTACTTGAGTCAACAACACGTCCGTCATCGTGACAACGATATTGGGGCATAGAAGAATAAATAGCATAGAGTCTTTAAAAAGAGCGCATTTTTCTTTTGCTATAAGCCATGTATAGAAAATGTTAAGGTAAAAGATGAGCGCACTTTGCGTATGATTCTCGTTTCATGGACACATCTTTATCAGAAAATAAACGTTTTAGACTATCACGTACTTCTGTTGTGTTCTGAGTTCATGCATTGTACGAGCCATCTCCCAGGGTTATGAGCAACCATTTCCGCTTCCCGGAACGTCGCGGGCCAGATTCCAATCACGCTTTTCCTGCAACGGAAAAGAGAAAGCAATCCGTATGACGAATACAAATACGACCCAGTTTAATGCGTATTTTGTTGTATAATTTGATACTTTACTTTATGTGAACGGATACGTGTTCAGAAAGATACAGAAATATATAAGATGGAAATAATGTACCACTTCCGGAATGCGTCAGATCTATTTCAAATTATACTACAAGGAAAGTTACGTGTATATGGTGTAAATGATTAAAGAAAACAAACTATAAAGCACTCAGACAGAAAAGAGTTTCTTCACAGCATTTTACTCCTGCCTTGTTTTGTTGAACTCATTCGAATATACAGCATATTTGAATACGTTAAAATTGAGTGATGCCAGTTGGGCACGGTTATCAATAAGATCGCATACAAAGAATATATGGCGACATAGGTAGAATACAACAGCATAGAAGAAATAATGTTCGAGTGCATATTGCTCTCTCGATGTATACGTTTGATCAATTATTAAAATTTCCAGGAAATATCGGTAACTGACTGACGTCCAACATTTCTGAACGCGCCGGCTACGTATTTCATTGTAGAGACATATTACAATACTGTTTAACCAATCGACATAATTATATTTGCTTTACCGTCTTATGGATTTCTTAATGAAAAAATGAATCGAAAGTATTTTGTATTGATGCGTGCGAATTTAGATGCCCCGGAAAAATGTTTGAATGTAACCCACGGCATCCGACCGGGACGCGTTTGACCGCACTATGCACGTGCTTTGAAAAAGGCATTTAATTACATATGTTTTTGGGTAAATAGTTGAATGCCACATTTCGCTACTTGCCGGTTTCTTTTGCCTTGATGCAGACCGGAGTTTTGATTTATTGGGTCCACCGACACGATTTAAGTTGGAACGTTTTAATATATTTCCTCTTGATTAAAATTCAGAGCGATGATGCACGTCTATTTGTGATTATCAACCGTCTAACGATAGATGGCAGATATAGCTGTTGACACGAACTTTCTCAATTTAACATCTTGCATGGTACCCAACCGGAATTTTAGGATTGAACATTTCTCTGTCGCGCGTTTCAACATGCAATGAACTGTGTTTATTGCATTCCAGAAAACAAATCTCTTTATATCATAACTTGCTATGAATTTAGAAAGTAGCATATGTTAATAACTTGATTGAAACTTTTATTGAGATAAGAACTGCTTGTCTCAAATAACACCAGCGTCGGCCTATGAGCACTTCATTGACTGGCTGCTTCAAACAAGTTGGACTGCATTTGTAAGTTGACAGAACACAAATTAAATGGCTGGCCCTTAATCGCGAGAGTTAAAAACCACAATAAACAAACCTCTTACATAAGTGTACGCAATACCTGTGTCTGCTACCGATTAACGTCTGCCCCTGGATGTTGACCGGATGAAGCTCCGCACCGAGCGAAAACACGTACCAGGCCACGTGGTCGCCGGCGCAGACGGCGAGATTTGGCAGGTTTCCGTACATGTAGCCGTTGATCGAGTCCTTTTTCAAGCTCTCCTCGAACTCCGGATCGCCGCTTTCGAACAGACGCTTGCATTCATCGGGGTTACCGCAACGCTCGAGATTTTCACTAGTAAGAAGCGACTCGCCTTCGTTGACGGAGTCGAAGTAGAGGACCTGCTCCCTGTTCACGTCCGAACGGACACCCTGTGCGTTCAGAATGCCTGGAATGGTAAGGGTTTTTCGTCGGCTTTTAAAGTGGCACGTATTTTTTTAGTATCAACGCCTATTATACTTAATTATgcagatatatatatttttgaaataatgtaatagtgattataattaataatagtaAATTAATGTATCTGAttgtaatgatgatgatatgatgacgATGTTGTTTATGCGGGTTGTtgatagatgatgatgatgatgatgatgatggtgatgatgctgctgctgctgatgatgatgattatgatgatgatgttgatgacgacgacgacgacgacgatgatgatgatgatgatgatgatgatgataatgatgatgatgataatgatgatgatgatgatgatgatgatgatgatgatgatgatgatgatgatgatgatgatgatgatgattaaaaaGACgaagatgatgctgatgatggtggtgggtttgatgctgctgctgctgctgatgatgatgattataaattTGTGCAAATAGTTCTGTTTTACCTGCTTTGCAGACGATGAGTAGACCAACAAGTCCGGCGTTCACCTCCCGGTCCGCGTCCACGTGCGAGTGGTAGCCGAACGGGAGGCAGTTGGGATCGCCGGAGCGCGGGGAGAACTCGGAAGTGAGTGGCCAGTGGTACGTGAACTCACTTCCGGGAGGCACACCGTCGTCGGCCTTCTGCGTTCTGTTTGTGCCGTCGAGGTAAATAGCTCCTGATACAACGAGTTGTACTTTTTTTAGTTTCAACATCAATAAACGTTATTTTTAAACAGTTCTTGAACGTAAGATGTATTGGTAAACCCAGGTAACGATCGGTTTTTCCACAATTTACAAGTCTTACACATTTTATCTAGTATGTGTTAAGTTACAGAAGACTTGTTTATAGTCATATCACAAACGAAGTAAAACAACACTCGATACCATGGTACCAGTATACTGTGTGATATATATAgacaatatacaaaacataattacaaaaatattcattaaatgcaACACTGATAtgataacatttaaatgtatacttTGCGCGAAACAAGCACATACAATTGACACAACGATATGTGGGCTTGTATTCAGGTTTTATTATTGCATCATCATTTAAGGTGTGCAAAACGTCATTTCGGGTAACAACGAGTTGTTGCAATCATTTCTGTCAAACAATCAATTTCAAACACACTGTCAATCTAGTGTCGTTGCGAGATAAACTGGTCAGCTTAGTCTGTTTTGTGCAATTAATCTACTTGCCAATAaccaacaacaaaacacacacctTCGTTTGACTTCGTATACCGAACGCCATGCGGATGCACCGATAGCGGCACTTCCGCCTCGTTCCTGAAGTGGATCCGAAGCACTTCCCCAACCTCCCCATGCAACAGTGGCCCGACGAGACCATACGAGCTCAGCTTGGGAATCTCTGACCGGAAGGAGCTGTCGCTGTACTCTTTGTAGACGTACTTTGAGAAGCGGCTGCCAACGCGGTTGTGTCGGTTGATGAGCGTCTCTTGAACGAATCTGCTTGTCACATACGAACATAGCAAAGAAGTCATTTTAGCTTAGATTTATTGggtgtttcaaataatgtatgTGAATGGTGTTCACATTTTAGCTCAGACAGCCCATTTAACCAAAACACTTTAAATGCAATCCAAATACTTTATCATGCAtcaattttaaatgcattttggagcaattatataataaaacatcaattaaaatatttaaacaataaaaacggtAAATTTGTGCAATTGCTTAACATTTgcgcgctatggtacgttaacaaacatacgtaactatcattatttgagatcataatacttagttacttcgctattaaataaatCTACTGTTtctataaattattacatttacaaCTTACATTTCGTTCATAagtaatttaatttgcattcgtgtcctttattttacccacttttaaaaatgtacaaTGAATATCAAACGATAATAGATCTACTTCGGCTACAGGCGCTaaaaagcaaacaacaaaatatgcaattatcgaataagaagagatgcggattcgttgaacacacatgacccactttacgtCGAACTGAAAGggaaaactatttgaatattaattcagtttgaatttcaaaaattaaaacagaatgaacaaaggaacacaccatttttgtgagaGATACGccgcgaacgtaatataagcggtCCAACTAAAAATTCGTTTCTTTCGTTTCTAAAGAGCGGGTCGAAAGGTTTGACATTTTTTACGTACTCTTTATCGATTTAACTACTTaaggcgtttcggttaaccggttaataaacggttacggcaaaaggttaaccagttaatgatttttataacatattgcatCCCTAATTTTTACTGAAATCATATTGAACAAAAAATCCCAATATACAGGAAATGGCACTTTGGTAAATTTGTGTAAATTAAGAAAAGTTTTGCAAGCTAGTAGTTTGAAATTGCATTGGTTATAACAAAGGTAAGCGCTGAGAATAGTTTGGTATACGTACTCATCGTTAAAATCCGCGAGATTCTCGTGCGCGGGCAGGTAATCCCACGTGATCTTCTTCGCCTTGATGTAGTAGTCTCGGTACCGACGTACCACGAACTCCGCGGCATCTTCATTCGCGCTGATGTTGGTGATTTTTctgatgttgttgatgttgttaatGTTGGTGTTCGAGCCTGGGGcgacatattaaaatatacaaaGCTTTTAGAACGCATGATTCAATTTTAAAAAGTATACAAAATGTATGCGTGATTATCTGTAATATTATAGCCTAATTGTCTTATTTATTTTGACTTAGTGTACTATTCGTTTCATTTGATTATATTGCCAACTGATATTTTTTACCACATGGAACACGATGCCTGTTGATGGCACTTTTTATAGCCTGTTTGAACGCATGACCTTATGCTTATTGTTCGAAACAAATTAATACTACCAGTATATACTTTTTCAAACTGTCATAATGAACTCCATACCCGAATTTCTCGAGTTTTTTGTTAAACTTTCTGCCTTGTGCTGTTTTGGTCAGAAAATAGCCAGTGGCGGTTTGAATACTCCTTCTATACTTTTTTTTCTAGGGAATGTTAACGCACATTGCTCTTCTGATAAAGTTTATGGAGTAATGTTGCATTTCTCATATATTTTTCAGATTATTTGTGTGTTTTGAGTCCAGACGAAGCAAATATATTCACGAGAGGGCTTCAATAATCCAAGTCCCACGTCCACCTTGTATTTGAAccgcgctctgagaaaaacgGGCTTAAAATATAAGCGTAAagttcgtcccagattagccggtgcagtccacaAATCCCACGCCAACCTTCTATTTGAAccgcgctctgagaaaaacgGGCTTAACATAT carries:
- the LOC127869978 gene encoding hephaestin-like, producing MRLWLFDPFLYSLYLRTFLTWNSVIIQNNTTPEPLPGSNTNINNINNIRKITNISANEDAAEFVVRRYRDYYIKAKKITWDYLPAHENLADFNDDRFSKYVYKEYSDSSFRSEIPKLSSYGLVGPLLHGEVGEVLRIHFRNEAEVPLSVHPHGVRYTKSNEGAIYLDGTNRTQKADDGVPPGSEFTYHWPLTSEFSPRSGDPNCLPFGYHSHVDADREVNAGLVGLLIVCKAGILNAQGVRSDVNREQVLYFDSVNEGESLLTSENLERCGNPDECKRLFESGDPEFEESLKKDSINGYMYGNLPNLAVCAGDHVAWYVFSLGAELHPVNIQGQTLIDGMKVFLDVEDCGLTDADQLNGRVRRFFLSTEPEVWDYAPSVPRIKNEEHLGILGPIIRAEIGDTIQVVLLNKTPFPVSIFLQGVSLESSQNGVRSRLPIDASGSTGRTVAPGDKGTYTFTVPWAVAPGDDDPDCLTYIYHSNADMERDVSSGLIGPLLVCKPGTIDPFTGQQKYVDREMFLYFSSIDENYSWYLSENVAAYVDNNVNNVNLKDEDFVESNVMRSVNGRSYGNLKGLDVCRDGNIVWHVLSFGQTEGSHVVTFNGNNVAINGVFRDTHVIISGQTLGALMKPNNGGNWSVYCHNTHHYDAGMTALYNVDTCGASSPPFYQVTGKVRRYYIAAVERKWDYSPRTIHPIDGSDYSDPSHAQHIRVQKDGRFIGSIYTKAVYREFTDATFLREKPRSYVEEHLGVLGPFIKAEVGDTVIVVFKNSASRPYSIHAQGLLYNKSNEGMLYNDGQSMNTGDAVPPGSTFTYTWNVPSTSGPTNFGQNCINFIYHSAVDPVRDVYSGLAGPIVVCRPGTLDDHGKRIDSVEKEFALLFLALDENKSWYIQQNIKENCPQADATSAEFVESNKYDSINARIYNNVEGLIAKSGDNIAWYIMGLGESEDIHTVHFHGHTYTYRTGQTHEGDVIEVFPGTYETVEMFANNPGIWALHCHVGEHMRDGMMATYEIIDTRGDESRKKSHKYGEEY